A stretch of Aureispira sp. CCB-E DNA encodes these proteins:
- a CDS encoding T9SS type A sorting domain-containing protein yields MKLYLHYKLLFIGLILLLSLSNILAQPCVFAPPISSTDTSGNTVTTICNGNPLTLSSISSTSCPSCTYLWSTGETNSIIFAYTPGLYSVTVTDNSGGTTCVGVSATLDIKASTLPAPVIEGDPFNVCNTPSVQAANLEVKNPCVTCTYQWYNISSSAPIAGATQIRHSTVTPESYYVQVIDTLGCLENSNILSIGAEVATTPPINATAKSICDSNSTSISTIDCAGCNYEWHYYDFLPEGKLIISGVYDGTRPNGTPKGIELYAIGNIPDLSAYGLSVSTDGSGVVGTPGFFFPAVSLAAESYIYVAFNNADFIDFFGFAPDYTSNIMNIDGNDAIKLFYNGTPVDLFGDEAYVSTDYGCTGLAQDCYDMPYSYRDGWAYRKTDSLLSVNFNAAAWDFGKDNYVIGTTNSFWGTRQFPTGTFTNSSSMGIDSLIITGVYDGTITPATGLPKGIELQALYDIHDLSAYNIKVALNGAGSFGSSWSLPSGPITAGTFIYVASESIEFTNFFGFTPSSIPGAGVGLDQIDGNDCIALSYGTTVIDQYGEETYLGGSADYTMNWAYDNGWAYRNSDDSTNGGSFDVNKWRTYPSNFLPTNDLYGSDRMPIQSYTNSTVGTILQIIPGADSSTYTTDITGYYSVEVQYPNSCIVESALQLIDTSIFRPQITSEMPSLVGGNASIISQDTAYLCSGSYVELYMIENFAIPPTWSYQWFRNGVAISGEIGYNYRAQSAGRYSVQVTNEDGCTSVSNFITILPSNNGASPPVFASSLYLCSTTSTSTLSTPSCSNCSYTWKTEDGSNPGFGNVTQNSYLVKHANAVGGGTGARGYFVIVEDDISQCAYSSAIIEIKDTTYPAPLLTTNDNTVCSATPINLTTTPCAGCNYIWLIDSAETGNFITYDSTQQFTFQVDTSGNYRLEILHPNGCRTNFSNTIQATFQTVNADIVSGPTSICNGTPVVIEALPDSATSCPGCQYQFLRDGVRMQITNPQDEQEISLAGDYQVIVTNEKGCSDTSVVKTFTEVNISTNIRQSTKKICSPTSSMILEIDSCTGCSYQWFLGNTRLVNSQDTFYNVIGYSAIDTYSVKVSYGNGDCVVADTVVVDSVAERTVTIGVNTNVSQTPTICDGSAVVLQDIDTCDICQYQWFNGGDMIVGASFEAYQVDTPSTYYVVTTDTNNCVAVSNSITVQSFAPPTDFLLDFDTLSVLPITYGTFSLDDYLYPTSLRNTGGYTSLTANGAIITNGTNDSLNVGAAGSGYHYITYAYTTGNAQGTCTFSTTDTIEVLGAVAMDILNKKQTYLSIPASEACLYDTLVITVTNFTFIPNEVIFVAGGGNTISVPVSPSLNLFAGVYTGAFEVIVPAGARTGKITLSDGTDSYESPNFYLINNPAVTINLLTGAQPICSNIDTAEFVGLPLGGDFSAHYLGMSNNASLLSDSLLLLDSVTGYVNGIQDVMMVYTYTPLYTGTTIECRDSVVDSLQVEIRDVKLDSVTYTPISRSQTTEDLSNLTLITHPITAQYYPNNYTGTYVLGSAILPNTIPDTLDVDSITYQINNGGCFNESTDPIDIWEAPRILDAIPSYLCSKDDTVFIQRDLDSIWVTYRGNIIYSNTLYKYTESPVTTVGNPAVLGVRYVEKINLMEITTTNGGVDSLNFFAPNDEYYVVPANVANGATTLNLKFSYERISNFFVGGVLSSRDTTSYVIAEVSKNFIIEQPPVVAINPVILADTIFCPINNNNQFLGLPAGGQYYISGVGIGYDSLRNNIFNPTNYPTGASYGLTYVYEGQACVDSAYTGIYLPDPFSIGVLPNNGTGEYCKTSPNDSIFFSLLTPVVPPPTFGIDTASAQFFINNIQSGTVFSPTQVGPPGQYNVRYVVSDIYGCQEEATDIFVVHPIPNLAISPIDPIYCLNDDTTQIHLYQIDTANNTHTLTTWAGSGGIGYVQNETVEFTGDGIINGGTNPAMPYFYPRDAGVGVHDIRYVYADSNACVDSINFTIEVLSLPNVSMLNADGSALKRFYCENDSISLQGFPISQTTPSGYGTDTSALYGNPLINSTYPTSLDSLNKTFKPHINGPLPGTLDEVLFYYYENPQGCRDTARYRVTIRNFTTDPIFKGFPTDPICASDTSVQIWADTSNGGFDLDSLASFTCTYPSGIYHIPNTDTIYFYPDSMGIQYAGREVVITMNYTDTSKSCFNSISDTVLVRALPHLTLSEQIVSPLAPVMDLPGELLNLPQTDTFHHICETAPRMAIHAYNKTGSYNQSTGAYNLLSTHITPDTGNYVMGRGIQDNGSSTNIAYGYIPSNAGYGKDTIRYVYTDINGCTDSVDHYIFVDSLPVLAFAGLEIANYDADLNRYVYCETDPTPPRISATPSGITGSTLIFNGQSISLGAPFNLTPATLAIPGVYVDYPIQYNYIGQRYVNGDVCASSLSDTIQIRPAPQLAWVNVPTTYCMLDTLERLPLSATPYGGQFVDATNNFQVIAGIVGDSLFNPSAQPGKRDIYYYYLDTVSGCDDTIQHTIYVYSKPRINFEINGGCSGAQVEFIPKTAPYGLENNGVAIDSITMVIWNFGDGVSDTLIGANLPNTLGIPVDTHTYFHSGIFYPSLTVVNQGICDTTFIRRIIISPRVHPTDSTPYVQNFDLAANGWMQESSDTTSINGIVQDSLWEWGSTITANFSGTTFWGTRFKGTNPGYRPEESAWVYSPCFDLTSLDRPMIKMSIWKNTRRSVDGAVLQYHDNATNTWQVLGQSGKGVNWYQDGYVVSNPGNQINIPVGWSGASSNFDWEDARYRLDNIGNDLRTRTDVRFRVAFASAKGPTPPAGTAFAFDSVRIGNRTRNVLTEHFSGHGYAAIAQIEDQLYHTIFNNLYGRDVSLVQYHLNIHANDIYYNYNNMGIINDTRKLWYGVGDVNRVRIDGKNLVSKTSDLLNYPQLEYLDIESLQDPLFKLEFVGVPAIRFNGASGLEATVRITALEDLPIKNYALHVVATEDSLTSNGHTRMAVLRDKHINATGQTYPQAWTAGDSYDLVVQLPNININNNPILSRIQLVAFVQDMGSNSLTKEVYQTISSRNLTVFNGPVDTLDVSIDNIEDQLGYEVATLKLYPNPTQQLFNVEFEAALEDDYEWQLVDVVGRVLKNGKVEAGTSLMQVKTEDLTAGMYIFIVKNKNVYTQRKVIVQQY; encoded by the coding sequence ATGAAGCTCTACCTTCACTACAAATTACTATTTATCGGTTTGATATTATTATTATCATTAAGTAATATATTAGCTCAACCTTGTGTATTTGCTCCACCGATTTCTAGTACTGATACTAGTGGTAACACAGTAACTACTATTTGTAATGGAAATCCTTTAACTTTATCAAGTATATCATCTACATCATGTCCTAGTTGTACTTATTTATGGAGTACAGGAGAGACTAATTCCATCATTTTTGCTTACACTCCTGGTTTGTATAGTGTAACAGTTACAGATAATTCTGGCGGAACTACTTGTGTCGGAGTTTCTGCTACACTTGATATAAAGGCGAGCACACTTCCAGCTCCTGTTATAGAGGGAGATCCATTTAATGTGTGTAATACGCCATCTGTTCAGGCTGCTAATCTAGAGGTTAAAAACCCATGTGTAACATGTACTTATCAATGGTATAATATATCTTCATCAGCACCTATTGCTGGAGCAACTCAAATTAGACATTCTACAGTTACTCCTGAATCCTACTATGTTCAAGTGATAGACACGTTAGGTTGCTTGGAAAATTCTAATATTTTAAGTATTGGAGCAGAAGTAGCAACGACTCCTCCTATTAACGCTACCGCAAAAAGTATATGTGATAGTAATAGTACTAGTATTTCGACAATAGATTGTGCAGGATGTAATTATGAATGGCATTATTATGACTTTCTGCCAGAAGGCAAACTTATTATTTCAGGAGTTTATGATGGTACACGCCCTAATGGCACCCCAAAAGGGATAGAATTGTACGCAATCGGTAACATACCAGACTTAAGTGCATATGGTTTAAGTGTATCTACAGATGGATCTGGCGTAGTAGGGACACCAGGATTTTTTTTTCCTGCAGTTTCATTGGCAGCAGAAAGTTATATTTATGTAGCTTTTAACAATGCAGACTTTATAGATTTTTTTGGTTTTGCTCCAGATTATACTTCAAATATCATGAATATTGATGGCAATGATGCTATTAAGCTTTTTTATAATGGTACCCCTGTAGATTTATTTGGGGATGAAGCTTATGTTTCTACAGATTATGGATGTACAGGACTAGCACAAGATTGTTATGATATGCCTTATTCTTATAGAGATGGGTGGGCATATAGAAAGACAGATTCTTTGCTTAGTGTAAATTTTAATGCTGCTGCATGGGATTTTGGAAAGGATAATTATGTAATTGGTACAACGAATTCATTTTGGGGAACTCGACAATTTCCTACAGGAACTTTTACCAATAGTTCAAGTATGGGAATTGACAGTTTAATTATTACAGGGGTTTACGATGGAACAATTACCCCTGCTACTGGTTTGCCAAAAGGAATTGAATTGCAAGCTTTATATGATATTCATGACTTAAGTGCATATAACATCAAAGTTGCTTTGAATGGTGCAGGGAGTTTTGGTTCTTCATGGTCGTTGCCTAGTGGACCAATCACCGCAGGAACATTTATATATGTTGCTAGTGAATCTATTGAGTTTACCAATTTTTTTGGTTTTACTCCTTCGTCAATTCCAGGAGCGGGAGTTGGCTTGGATCAAATAGATGGAAATGATTGTATAGCATTATCCTATGGAACTACTGTTATTGATCAGTATGGAGAAGAAACTTATCTTGGAGGAAGCGCAGATTATACGATGAACTGGGCATATGATAATGGGTGGGCGTATAGAAATTCTGATGATAGTACAAATGGAGGAAGCTTTGATGTTAATAAATGGAGAACTTACCCCAGTAATTTTTTACCAACTAATGATTTATATGGAAGTGATAGGATGCCAATTCAAAGTTATACTAATAGTACTGTTGGAACTATCCTTCAAATAATACCAGGCGCTGATTCATCCACTTATACTACCGATATAACTGGTTATTACTCTGTAGAGGTGCAATACCCTAATTCTTGTATTGTGGAATCTGCATTACAGCTTATTGATACTTCTATATTTCGACCTCAAATAACTTCAGAAATGCCAAGTTTGGTTGGTGGCAATGCCAGTATTATTTCGCAGGACACAGCTTATTTATGCTCAGGTAGTTATGTGGAGTTATATATGATTGAAAATTTTGCAATACCTCCGACTTGGTCATATCAATGGTTTAGAAATGGTGTAGCTATTTCAGGAGAAATAGGTTACAATTATAGAGCTCAAAGTGCAGGAAGGTATTCTGTGCAGGTAACTAATGAAGATGGGTGCACATCCGTTTCTAATTTTATCACTATTCTCCCTTCCAATAATGGTGCAAGTCCACCTGTATTTGCAAGTTCATTATATTTATGCTCAACAACATCAACATCAACTTTAAGTACTCCTTCTTGCTCAAATTGTTCTTATACTTGGAAAACAGAAGATGGCTCAAATCCAGGATTTGGTAATGTAACTCAAAATTCATATTTAGTTAAACATGCAAATGCTGTAGGGGGAGGAACAGGAGCTAGAGGTTATTTTGTAATAGTTGAAGATGATATATCGCAATGTGCTTATAGTTCTGCGATAATTGAAATTAAAGACACAACATATCCTGCGCCATTATTGACAACAAATGACAACACTGTTTGTAGTGCTACACCTATAAATTTAACAACGACACCTTGTGCTGGATGTAATTATATTTGGTTGATAGACAGTGCGGAAACAGGTAATTTTATTACTTATGATTCTACTCAACAATTTACTTTCCAAGTAGATACCTCTGGAAACTATCGTCTAGAAATTTTACACCCTAATGGATGTCGCACCAACTTTTCTAATACGATTCAAGCAACTTTTCAGACTGTAAATGCTGATATTGTTTCTGGACCAACTAGCATTTGTAATGGAACGCCTGTTGTAATTGAAGCATTACCTGATTCTGCAACATCTTGTCCTGGATGTCAATATCAGTTCTTAAGAGATGGTGTACGGATGCAAATTACAAACCCACAGGATGAGCAAGAAATATCCTTGGCGGGAGATTATCAGGTTATTGTGACCAATGAAAAGGGTTGTTCAGATACATCAGTTGTTAAAACTTTTACAGAGGTTAACATTTCTACTAATATTCGACAATCGACTAAAAAAATATGTAGCCCTACTTCTAGTATGATACTGGAAATTGATTCTTGTACGGGCTGTTCTTATCAATGGTTTTTAGGAAATACAAGACTTGTAAATAGTCAAGATACATTTTATAATGTAATAGGATATTCTGCAATAGATACTTATAGTGTAAAAGTAAGTTATGGAAATGGAGATTGTGTAGTAGCTGACACAGTTGTAGTAGATTCAGTGGCAGAGCGAACAGTTACCATTGGTGTTAATACTAATGTTTCTCAAACTCCAACTATTTGCGATGGTTCTGCTGTTGTTTTGCAAGATATTGATACTTGTGATATCTGTCAATACCAGTGGTTTAATGGAGGAGACATGATTGTTGGCGCTAGTTTTGAGGCTTATCAAGTTGATACCCCAAGTACCTATTATGTTGTAACTACAGACACAAATAATTGTGTTGCAGTGTCCAATTCCATTACCGTACAATCATTTGCACCACCGACAGACTTTCTATTAGATTTTGATACTTTGTCGGTGCTTCCAATTACATATGGAACATTTAGTTTAGACGATTATTTATATCCGACCAGTTTGCGAAATACAGGAGGGTATACCTCTCTGACGGCTAACGGTGCTATTATAACAAATGGTACAAATGATTCCTTGAATGTAGGTGCTGCTGGGTCAGGTTATCACTATATAACCTATGCTTATACAACAGGGAATGCACAAGGAACTTGTACATTTAGCACGACAGATACAATAGAGGTTTTGGGAGCTGTAGCCATGGATATACTAAACAAAAAACAGACTTATTTGTCTATACCTGCTTCTGAAGCTTGTTTGTACGATACCTTAGTGATTACAGTAACGAATTTTACATTTATACCCAATGAAGTGATTTTTGTAGCAGGGGGAGGCAATACTATTTCAGTGCCTGTTTCTCCGTCGTTAAACCTATTTGCTGGTGTTTATACAGGGGCATTTGAAGTTATTGTTCCTGCTGGAGCTCGAACAGGCAAAATTACTTTATCGGACGGAACAGATAGTTATGAATCGCCTAATTTCTATTTGATTAATAATCCCGCTGTAACAATTAATTTGTTGACAGGAGCACAGCCTATTTGTTCTAATATAGATACAGCAGAGTTTGTAGGACTACCTTTGGGAGGAGATTTTTCAGCCCATTATCTTGGTATGTCAAATAATGCTAGTTTATTATCAGATAGCTTGTTGTTGTTAGATAGTGTAACAGGTTATGTGAATGGAATCCAGGATGTTATGATGGTGTATACTTATACACCTCTTTATACAGGAACAACAATTGAATGTAGAGATTCTGTTGTAGACTCTTTACAAGTAGAAATTAGAGATGTCAAATTAGATAGTGTAACCTATACGCCAATATCAAGATCTCAAACTACAGAAGATTTGAGTAATTTAACGTTGATTACGCATCCTATTACAGCTCAATATTATCCTAATAATTATACAGGAACCTATGTGTTAGGTAGTGCAATCTTACCCAATACTATCCCCGATACTCTAGATGTAGATAGTATCACTTATCAGATTAATAATGGGGGATGTTTCAATGAATCAACAGATCCAATTGATATCTGGGAGGCTCCAAGAATTTTAGACGCAATTCCTTCTTATCTTTGTAGTAAAGATGACACCGTTTTCATCCAGCGAGATCTAGATAGTATATGGGTTACTTATAGAGGCAATATTATTTATAGTAATACTCTTTATAAATATACAGAAAGCCCTGTTACTACAGTTGGAAACCCTGCTGTATTGGGAGTTCGTTATGTGGAAAAAATTAATTTGATGGAAATTACAACGACTAACGGAGGCGTTGATTCTCTCAATTTCTTTGCTCCAAATGATGAGTATTATGTTGTTCCTGCAAACGTAGCAAATGGAGCAACAACATTGAATTTGAAATTTAGTTACGAACGAATTTCAAACTTTTTTGTTGGCGGTGTGCTGAGTTCGAGAGACACGACAAGTTATGTTATCGCTGAAGTTAGCAAAAACTTTATTATAGAGCAACCTCCCGTCGTAGCGATAAATCCAGTTATCTTGGCGGATACTATATTCTGTCCTATTAATAATAACAATCAGTTTTTAGGTTTGCCAGCAGGTGGACAGTATTATATTAGTGGAGTAGGGATAGGGTACGATTCCTTGCGGAATAATATATTCAATCCAACCAACTATCCTACAGGTGCTTCTTATGGATTAACATATGTTTATGAAGGTCAAGCTTGTGTCGATTCTGCGTATACAGGAATTTATCTGCCAGATCCTTTCTCTATAGGGGTATTGCCTAATAATGGAACAGGAGAGTACTGTAAAACATCTCCCAATGATTCCATTTTCTTTAGTCTATTAACACCTGTTGTTCCACCACCAACATTCGGAATCGATACAGCATCTGCACAATTCTTTATTAATAACATTCAATCAGGAACTGTATTTTCTCCAACACAAGTTGGTCCACCTGGTCAATACAATGTACGATACGTTGTATCTGATATCTATGGCTGTCAAGAAGAAGCAACAGATATTTTTGTTGTACATCCTATCCCTAACTTGGCTATATCTCCAATAGATCCAATTTATTGTTTGAATGATGATACGACACAAATTCACCTGTATCAAATTGATACAGCCAATAATACCCATACTTTAACAACTTGGGCAGGATCAGGAGGAATTGGTTATGTACAAAATGAGACAGTAGAATTCACAGGGGATGGGATTATCAATGGAGGTACCAATCCTGCTATGCCTTATTTCTATCCAAGAGACGCAGGAGTAGGAGTGCATGATATTCGTTATGTTTATGCAGATTCAAATGCTTGTGTCGATTCTATTAACTTTACGATAGAGGTACTTTCTTTACCAAATGTTTCTATGTTGAATGCTGACGGTAGTGCTTTAAAGCGTTTTTATTGTGAAAATGATTCTATTTCTTTGCAAGGTTTTCCAATTAGTCAAACTACTCCAAGTGGTTACGGTACGGATACTTCCGCTTTATACGGAAACCCTTTAATTAACTCTACTTATCCGACTAGTTTAGACTCTTTAAATAAAACATTTAAACCCCATATTAATGGACCACTTCCAGGGACACTAGATGAAGTGCTTTTTTATTATTATGAAAATCCACAAGGGTGTAGAGATACTGCTAGGTATAGAGTCACAATTCGAAACTTTACAACAGATCCAATATTTAAAGGATTTCCTACGGATCCTATTTGTGCAAGCGATACTTCTGTTCAAATTTGGGCAGATACTTCAAATGGAGGATTTGATCTAGATTCTTTAGCCTCTTTTACTTGTACTTATCCTAGTGGAATTTACCACATACCTAATACGGATACGATTTATTTTTATCCTGATTCGATGGGAATTCAATACGCAGGGAGAGAGGTTGTTATTACGATGAATTATACGGATACCTCTAAGAGCTGTTTCAACTCTATTTCCGATACTGTTTTAGTGCGGGCTTTACCACATTTGACGCTATCTGAACAAATAGTGTCTCCTTTAGCACCAGTAATGGATTTGCCTGGAGAGTTATTAAACTTGCCACAGACCGATACCTTCCACCATATATGCGAAACGGCTCCAAGAATGGCAATCCATGCTTATAACAAGACAGGATCATATAATCAATCCACAGGAGCCTACAATTTATTATCTACACATATTACGCCCGATACAGGAAACTATGTAATGGGTCGAGGGATTCAAGATAATGGTAGTAGTACTAATATTGCCTATGGATACATCCCTAGTAATGCTGGTTATGGAAAAGATACAATACGATATGTTTATACAGATATTAACGGTTGTACGGATTCGGTAGATCACTACATATTTGTCGATAGTTTACCTGTCTTAGCTTTTGCAGGTTTGGAAATTGCAAATTATGATGCCGATTTAAACCGCTATGTCTATTGTGAAACCGATCCAACGCCACCTAGAATTAGTGCAACCCCTTCTGGAATTACAGGTTCGACTTTAATATTCAATGGTCAGAGCATTTCTCTAGGAGCTCCATTTAATTTAACACCTGCTACATTAGCTATACCAGGAGTATATGTAGATTATCCAATACAGTACAATTATATAGGACAACGTTATGTTAATGGAGATGTTTGCGCTTCTTCATTGTCTGATACAATCCAAATTCGTCCAGCACCACAGTTGGCTTGGGTTAATGTTCCTACAACTTATTGTATGTTAGATACTTTAGAGCGTTTGCCATTGTCAGCAACGCCTTATGGAGGACAGTTTGTTGATGCAACCAATAATTTCCAAGTTATAGCAGGTATCGTGGGAGATTCTCTCTTTAATCCATCTGCTCAACCTGGAAAACGAGATATTTATTATTATTATTTGGATACAGTATCTGGTTGTGATGATACAATACAACATACAATATATGTTTACAGTAAACCGAGAATAAATTTCGAAATTAATGGAGGTTGTTCAGGGGCACAAGTAGAGTTTATCCCTAAAACGGCTCCATATGGTTTGGAAAATAATGGAGTAGCTATTGATAGCATTACAATGGTAATTTGGAATTTTGGAGATGGTGTATCAGATACTTTGATAGGTGCAAACTTGCCGAACACACTGGGCATTCCAGTCGATACCCATACCTATTTTCATTCAGGAATATTCTATCCTTCTTTAACCGTCGTCAATCAAGGTATTTGTGATACGACATTTATAAGAAGAATTATTATATCCCCTCGAGTGCATCCAACAGACAGTACACCTTATGTTCAAAATTTTGACTTAGCTGCTAATGGATGGATGCAAGAGTCATCAGATACAACTAGTATTAATGGAATTGTCCAAGACTCCTTGTGGGAATGGGGATCAACTATAACCGCTAATTTTTCAGGAACAACTTTTTGGGGAACTCGTTTTAAAGGAACTAATCCTGGGTATAGACCAGAAGAAAGTGCTTGGGTATATAGCCCTTGTTTTGATCTAACTTCTTTAGATCGACCAATGATCAAAATGTCTATATGGAAAAATACTAGGAGAAGTGTTGATGGTGCCGTCTTGCAATATCATGACAACGCAACGAACACATGGCAGGTCTTAGGGCAGTCTGGAAAAGGTGTTAATTGGTATCAAGATGGTTATGTTGTCAGTAATCCTGGAAACCAAATAAACATACCTGTTGGTTGGTCTGGGGCTAGTTCTAATTTCGACTGGGAAGATGCGCGATACCGTTTGGACAATATTGGCAATGATTTAAGAACTAGAACGGATGTGCGTTTCCGTGTGGCATTTGCTTCTGCTAAAGGACCTACGCCACCTGCAGGAACTGCGTTTGCTTTTGATAGTGTTAGAATAGGAAATCGTACTCGAAATGTTTTAACAGAGCATTTCTCAGGTCATGGATATGCTGCAATAGCTCAAATTGAGGATCAACTGTATCATACTATATTTAACAATTTATATGGACGAGATGTGAGTTTGGTTCAATATCATTTGAATATACATGCCAATGATATTTATTATAATTACAATAACATGGGCATTATTAACGATACTCGAAAGTTGTGGTATGGAGTAGGAGATGTAAACCGTGTGCGTATAGATGGCAAAAACCTAGTTAGTAAAACGAGCGATCTGTTGAATTACCCTCAATTGGAATACTTAGACATAGAGTCGTTGCAGGATCCTTTATTTAAATTAGAATTTGTGGGAGTTCCAGCAATTCGATTTAATGGAGCGTCTGGTTTAGAAGCAACAGTTCGAATTACAGCATTAGAAGATTTGCCCATCAAGAACTATGCACTACATGTCGTGGCAACAGAGGACTCTTTGACTAGTAATGGACATACAAGAATGGCTGTGTTGCGTGACAAGCATATTAATGCAACAGGACAAACTTATCCTCAAGCTTGGACAGCAGGAGATAGCTATGATTTGGTAGTGCAATTGCCAAATATTAATATCAATAACAACCCTATTCTTTCTAGAATACAGTTGGTAGCTTTTGTTCAAGATATGGGAAGTAATTCACTTACAAAGGAAGTATACCAAACCATAAGCTCTAGAAACTTAACGGTATTTAATGGACCTGTAGATACCTTAGATGTAAGTATAGATAATATAGAAGATCAACTGGGGTACGAAGTAGCAACCCTAAAACTTTACCCAAATCCAACACAACAACTATTTAATGTAGAGTTTGAAGCAGCTTTAGAAGATGATTATGAGTGGCAATTGGTTGATGTAGTAGGACGTGTCTTGAAAAATGGAAAGGTAGAGGCAGGAACTTCTTTAATGCAAGTCAAAACAGAAGATTTAACAGCAGGAATGTATATTTTTATTGTTAAAAATAAAAATGTCTATACCCAGCGAAAAGTCATCGTACAGCAATATTAA
- a CDS encoding T9SS type A sorting domain-containing protein — protein sequence MKKQTMYNRLKQEYTKLNQRIQKAMQTGRFYGYTEFKQQQLLGRLKRFSFQIKQLGAGVAVVTALGMATPAVGQVVNLVERTGADNPFDGLYSGQAYFRPSFVDIDGDGDMDMFQNSAGLAGDPLFFRNTGSDTNAVFSLVTAANNPLVGLNAVVYSSFVDIDGDGDMDVFSGAYAQYYGADKVEYYENTGTALVPQFTKKTGVDNPLDALMSLTMWIQPFFVDIDNDGDMDCFVTGIENYKADILFYENVGTATAPSFSIQTGINNPLDVFTDTIGGLGSTASIQFEDMDNDGDKDAFINSPSVNNNNIFQYYENTGTATNPVFSMNLTTPLDSIPSVNSKFSTALVDIDGDGDIDVLESTTTFQNNSFGFYENCDIKLNLVNIKEQELLIYPNPSKGVLYFDKPLTGSCELTTVDGKQLFAQGLENAQQIILPKLNEGVFFLKIETENKRIVEKILIRN from the coding sequence ATGAAAAAACAAACTATGTACAATCGCTTAAAACAAGAATACACCAAATTGAATCAACGGATTCAAAAAGCCATGCAAACGGGACGTTTTTATGGATATACGGAGTTTAAGCAGCAGCAATTATTGGGGCGTTTGAAGCGCTTCTCTTTTCAAATAAAGCAACTGGGAGCTGGCGTAGCAGTAGTGACTGCTTTGGGAATGGCAACGCCTGCTGTTGGACAGGTAGTGAATCTCGTGGAACGGACAGGAGCAGATAATCCTTTTGATGGTTTGTATTCAGGACAAGCTTACTTTAGACCTAGTTTTGTTGATATAGATGGGGATGGTGATATGGACATGTTTCAGAATAGTGCAGGACTAGCAGGAGATCCACTATTTTTTAGAAATACTGGTTCAGATACCAATGCTGTTTTTAGTTTGGTAACAGCTGCCAATAATCCGTTAGTTGGATTAAACGCAGTAGTATATAGTTCTTTCGTTGATATAGATGGGGATGGTGATATGGATGTGTTTTCTGGAGCATACGCTCAGTATTATGGTGCAGATAAAGTAGAATATTATGAAAATACAGGAACTGCTTTGGTTCCTCAATTTACAAAAAAGACAGGAGTAGATAATCCTTTAGATGCTTTGATGAGTCTTACTATGTGGATACAGCCATTTTTTGTGGATATTGATAATGATGGTGATATGGATTGTTTTGTTACAGGAATAGAAAATTATAAAGCAGATATACTTTTTTATGAAAATGTGGGAACGGCAACAGCACCTTCTTTTTCTATTCAAACAGGAATAAATAATCCATTGGATGTATTTACAGATACGATTGGTGGTTTGGGATCGACGGCATCGATTCAGTTTGAAGATATGGATAATGACGGAGATAAAGATGCTTTTATAAATTCGCCTTCGGTGAATAATAATAATATTTTTCAATATTATGAAAATACAGGAACGGCTACCAATCCTGTTTTTTCTATGAATTTAACTACTCCATTGGACTCGATACCGTCCGTTAATTCTAAATTTTCTACAGCTTTGGTCGATATAGATGGGGATGGGGATATCGATGTGCTAGAGAGTACAACTACTTTTCAGAACAACTCCTTTGGATTTTATGAGAATTGCGATATAAAATTAAATTTGGTCAATATCAAAGAACAAGAACTATTGATATACCCTAATCCTTCTAAAGGTGTCTTGTATTTTGATAAGCCATTAACAGGAAGCTGTGAGTTGACGACAGTAGATGGCAAACAGTTATTTGCTCAAGGTCTAGAGAATGCCCAACAAATAATACTCCCCAAATTGAATGAGGGGGTATTCTTTCTGAAAATAGAAACAGAAAATAAACGAATCGTAGAGAAAATTTTGATTAGAAATTAG